In the Caballeronia sp. LZ062 genome, one interval contains:
- the serS gene encoding serine--tRNA ligase, with protein sequence MLDIQLLRKDLDGVAKRLADRGYTLDVAAFAALEAERREIQTRTEELQARRNSLSKQIGAMKGRGEDTSAVMAEVSGIGDTMKESAAKLEEIQTRLSDLMLTVPNLPHESVPVGQDETQNVEVRRWGAPRSFDFEVKDHVDVGAPLGLDFETGAKLSGARFTLLRGPIARLHRALAQFMIDTHTEQHGYTEAYTPYIVNPEILYGTGQLPKFADDMFRVEKGGDENTVTQYLISTSEISLTNTVRDSILEASALPVKLTAHSPCFRSEAGSYGRDTRGLIRQHQFDKVEMVQVVAPEHSYAALDEMVGQAEAILQKLELPYRVITLCTGDMGFSATKTFDLEVWLPAQNTYREISSCSNTEAFQARRMHARFRNAQNKPEFVHTLNGSGLAVGRTLVAVLENFQNADGSVTIPAALRPYMRGAERIEAPAA encoded by the coding sequence ATGCTCGACATTCAACTTCTCCGCAAAGACCTTGACGGCGTCGCGAAGCGCCTCGCCGATCGAGGCTATACGCTCGACGTCGCCGCTTTCGCCGCGCTCGAAGCCGAGCGCCGCGAGATTCAGACGCGCACCGAAGAACTGCAGGCGCGCCGCAACAGCCTGTCGAAGCAGATCGGCGCGATGAAGGGGCGCGGCGAGGATACGTCGGCGGTGATGGCGGAGGTGAGCGGCATCGGCGACACCATGAAGGAATCGGCAGCGAAGCTGGAAGAGATTCAGACGCGCCTGTCGGACCTCATGCTGACCGTGCCGAACCTGCCGCACGAAAGCGTGCCTGTCGGTCAGGACGAGACGCAGAACGTCGAGGTGCGGCGCTGGGGCGCGCCGCGTTCATTCGACTTCGAAGTCAAGGATCACGTGGACGTCGGCGCGCCGCTCGGCCTCGACTTCGAGACCGGCGCGAAGCTCTCGGGCGCGCGCTTCACGCTGCTGCGCGGGCCGATTGCGCGGCTGCATCGCGCGCTCGCGCAGTTCATGATCGACACGCACACGGAACAGCACGGTTACACGGAGGCGTACACGCCGTACATCGTGAATCCGGAGATTCTTTACGGCACGGGCCAGTTGCCGAAGTTCGCCGACGACATGTTCCGCGTCGAGAAGGGCGGCGACGAGAATACGGTCACGCAGTACCTCATCTCCACGTCCGAGATTTCGCTGACGAATACGGTGCGCGACAGCATCCTCGAGGCGAGCGCGCTGCCGGTGAAGCTGACCGCACATTCGCCGTGCTTCCGTTCCGAGGCGGGTTCCTACGGACGCGATACGCGCGGCCTGATTCGCCAGCATCAGTTCGACAAGGTGGAGATGGTGCAGGTCGTCGCGCCCGAACACTCCTACGCGGCGCTCGACGAGATGGTCGGTCAGGCCGAAGCCATTTTGCAGAAGCTGGAACTGCCGTATCGCGTGATCACGCTCTGCACGGGCGACATGGGTTTCTCCGCCACGAAGACCTTCGATCTGGAAGTGTGGCTGCCCGCGCAGAACACGTATCGCGAGATTTCGAGCTGCTCCAACACCGAAGCGTTCCAGGCGCGGCGCATGCACGCGCGTTTTCGGAACGCGCAGAACAAGCCGGAGTTCGTGCATACGCTCAACGGCTCGGGGCTTGCCGTCGGGCGCACGCTCGTCGCGGTGCTGGAGAACTTCCAGAACGCGGACGGCTCGGTCACGATTCCCGCGGCGTTGCGTCCCTATATGCGCGGCGCGGAGCGAATCGAAGCGCCTGCGGCTTGA
- a CDS encoding replication-associated recombination protein A — MFEENRGTVPLAERLRPRSIDEVIGQKHLLGPSKPLRVAFESGEAHSMILWGPPGVGKTTLARLMAAAFDAEFISLSAVLSGVKDIREAVETAQIHRANGRQTLVFVDEVHRFNKSQQDAFLPHVESGLFVFVGATTENPSFEVNSALLSRAAVYVLKSLDADELKELLERATAELGGLTFTDEAREALVGSADGDGRKLLNNLEIVARAAAQQKKTEVDGALLGSALAENLRRFDKGGDAFYDQISALHKSVRGSNPDAALYWFCRMLDGGADPRYLVRRIVRMAWEDIGLADPRGARIALDAAETYERLGSPEGELAIAQALIYLAVAPKSNAGYNAYNEARRFVGRDQSRGVPVHLRNAPTKLMKELGYGHEYRYAHDEPDAYAAGETYLPDGMRDPHWYHPTPRGLEGKIGEKLARLSELDDAWRREHQEPKKR, encoded by the coding sequence ATGTTCGAAGAAAACCGTGGCACCGTTCCGCTCGCGGAGCGTCTGCGTCCCCGCAGCATCGACGAAGTCATCGGGCAGAAGCATCTGCTCGGGCCGAGCAAGCCGCTGCGCGTCGCGTTCGAGTCGGGCGAGGCGCACTCGATGATTCTGTGGGGGCCGCCCGGCGTCGGCAAGACCACGCTCGCGCGCCTCATGGCGGCGGCCTTCGACGCCGAGTTCATTTCGCTGTCGGCGGTGCTCTCCGGCGTGAAGGATATCCGCGAGGCGGTCGAGACCGCGCAGATTCATCGCGCGAACGGGCGGCAGACGCTCGTGTTCGTCGACGAGGTGCATCGCTTCAACAAGAGTCAGCAGGATGCGTTCTTGCCGCACGTCGAATCCGGACTTTTCGTGTTCGTCGGCGCGACCACCGAGAATCCGTCGTTCGAAGTGAACAGCGCGTTGTTATCGCGCGCGGCCGTGTACGTGCTGAAGAGCCTCGATGCCGACGAGCTCAAGGAACTGCTCGAACGGGCGACCGCGGAACTCGGCGGACTGACGTTCACGGACGAAGCCCGCGAGGCGCTCGTCGGTTCGGCCGACGGCGACGGCCGCAAGCTGCTGAACAATCTGGAAATCGTCGCGCGGGCGGCGGCGCAGCAAAAGAAAACCGAAGTGGACGGCGCGCTGCTCGGCAGCGCGCTCGCCGAGAATCTCCGCCGTTTCGACAAGGGCGGCGACGCGTTCTACGACCAGATCAGCGCGCTGCACAAGTCGGTGCGCGGCAGCAATCCGGACGCCGCGCTGTACTGGTTCTGCCGCATGCTCGACGGCGGCGCGGACCCGCGTTATCTCGTGCGGCGCATCGTGCGCATGGCGTGGGAAGACATCGGGCTTGCCGATCCGCGCGGCGCGCGCATCGCCCTCGACGCAGCCGAAACGTACGAGCGCCTCGGCTCGCCGGAGGGAGAACTCGCAATCGCGCAGGCGCTCATCTATCTCGCCGTCGCGCCGAAGTCGAACGCGGGCTACAACGCGTATAACGAGGCGCGGCGCTTCGTCGGCCGGGATCAGTCGCGCGGCGTGCCGGTGCATCTGCGCAACGCGCCGACCAAGCTGATGAAAGAGCTCGGCTACGGTCACGAGTACCGCTACGCGCACGACGAGCCGGACGCGTATGCTGCCGGCGAAACGTATCTGCCCGACGGTATGCGCGATCCGCACTGGTATCACCCGACGCCGCGTGGCCTCGAAGGGAAGATCGGCGAAAAGCTCGCGCGGCTCTCCGAACTCGATGACGCCTGGCGCCGCGAGCATCAGGAGCCGAAGAAGCGCTGA
- the cytX gene encoding putative hydroxymethylpyrimidine transporter CytX: MQQENTSTYAPLVPVPAERRAFGVSDAFALWFSLGIGLLVAQAGALLVPGLSPPHALAAIAIGTVIGVVLLALAGVVGTDTGLAAMSSLRPTLGVRGASVPAVLNAVQLVGWGSFEIIVMRDSADALAKQSFHFSMPLVWTLLFGALATLLAVSGPLSFVRRFLRTWGIWLLLGGAGWLTWNLLSKHDLAALMARPGTGEMAFGAGIDLVVAMPLSWLPLIADYTRFGRSAGGTFRGTLLGYGIANLWFYALGAVYGLAAGGGDTLLTVALAQAGGGIALLLILIDEIDNAFADIHSAAVSTGTFWARASVPMLSAAYGALCTLVALVVAMGKYQNFLLLIGSVFAPLFGVVLADHFIVRKRRVDAAAVGRIDGRYGYSGGWHVSAFIAWGVGIAAYHAINAWLPNLGATLPSLALGAVCYLLLVSARRTAVAS, translated from the coding sequence ATGCAGCAAGAGAACACTTCCACTTACGCGCCGCTCGTGCCGGTGCCCGCCGAGCGCCGCGCCTTCGGCGTGAGCGACGCCTTCGCGCTCTGGTTCTCGCTCGGCATCGGCTTGCTCGTCGCGCAGGCGGGCGCGCTGCTGGTGCCGGGGCTGTCGCCGCCGCACGCGCTCGCCGCCATCGCCATAGGCACGGTCATCGGCGTCGTGCTGCTCGCCCTCGCGGGCGTGGTCGGCACGGATACGGGACTCGCGGCCATGTCCTCGCTGCGCCCGACGCTCGGCGTGCGCGGCGCGTCGGTGCCCGCCGTGCTCAACGCGGTGCAACTGGTCGGCTGGGGATCGTTCGAGATCATCGTCATGCGCGATTCCGCCGACGCGCTCGCCAAACAATCGTTCCATTTCTCGATGCCGCTCGTCTGGACGCTCCTCTTCGGCGCCCTCGCGACGCTGCTCGCGGTGAGCGGACCGCTCTCTTTCGTGCGGCGCTTTCTGCGCACGTGGGGCATCTGGCTTTTGCTCGGCGGGGCGGGCTGGCTGACATGGAATCTGCTGTCCAAGCACGATCTCGCCGCGCTGATGGCGCGCCCCGGCACCGGCGAGATGGCGTTCGGCGCCGGTATCGACCTCGTGGTTGCAATGCCGCTGTCGTGGCTGCCGCTGATTGCCGACTACACGCGCTTCGGCCGCAGCGCGGGCGGCACGTTTCGCGGCACGCTGCTCGGTTACGGCATCGCGAACCTGTGGTTCTATGCGCTCGGCGCGGTGTACGGGCTGGCTGCGGGCGGCGGCGACACGCTGCTGACCGTGGCGCTCGCGCAGGCAGGCGGCGGCATCGCGCTGCTCTTGATTCTCATCGACGAAATCGACAACGCGTTCGCCGACATTCACTCGGCGGCCGTGTCCACCGGCACTTTCTGGGCGCGCGCGAGCGTGCCGATGCTATCGGCGGCGTATGGCGCGTTGTGCACGCTCGTCGCGCTCGTCGTGGCGATGGGCAAGTATCAGAACTTCCTGCTCTTAATCGGCTCGGTATTCGCGCCGCTGTTCGGCGTGGTGCTGGCGGACCACTTCATCGTGCGAAAGCGCCGTGTGGATGCTGCCGCGGTGGGCCGCATCGACGGGCGCTATGGCTACTCGGGCGGCTGGCACGTGAGCGCGTTCATCGCGTGGGGCGTGGGAATCGCGGCTTATCACGCGATCAACGCATGGCTGCCGAACCTCGGCGCGACGCTGCCGTCGCTCGCGCTGGGCGCGGTGTGCTATCTGCTCCTGGTGTCGGCGCGGCGAACGGCGGTGGCTTCCTGA
- the speB gene encoding agmatinase, producing MNTSSLFAPADHFDSYLRDHRAERPQPLSGNQMPRCGGIATMMRLPYVESASGLDACFVGVPFDLGTSNRTGARFGPRQVRSESVLLRPYNMATRAAPFDSLRVADIGDVSINPYNLLDSIDRIERAYREILEHDCKPITLGGDHTIALPILRAMHAKHGKVGLIHVDAHADVNDTMFGEKIAHGTPFRRAVEEGLLDCERVVQIGLRGTGYEAGDFDWCREQGFRVVQTEECWHRSLAPLMDEVRAQMGDGPVYITFDIDGIDPAFAPGTGTPEIAGLTVPQALEIVRGAWGLNIVGADLVEVAPPYDPFGTTALLGANLAFELLCVLPGVERRN from the coding sequence ATGAATACGTCCTCGCTGTTCGCGCCCGCCGACCACTTCGATTCCTATTTGCGCGACCATCGCGCGGAGCGGCCGCAGCCGCTTTCGGGCAATCAGATGCCGCGCTGCGGCGGCATCGCGACGATGATGCGTCTGCCGTACGTCGAGTCGGCGTCGGGGCTGGACGCGTGTTTCGTCGGCGTGCCGTTCGATCTCGGCACATCCAACCGCACGGGCGCGCGCTTCGGGCCGCGTCAGGTGCGCAGCGAGTCGGTGCTGCTGCGTCCGTACAACATGGCGACGCGCGCCGCGCCGTTCGATTCGTTGCGCGTCGCGGACATCGGCGACGTGTCGATCAATCCGTACAACCTGCTCGATTCGATCGACCGCATCGAGCGCGCGTATCGGGAGATTCTGGAGCACGATTGCAAGCCGATCACGCTCGGCGGTGACCACACCATCGCGCTGCCGATTCTGCGCGCGATGCACGCGAAGCACGGGAAAGTCGGCCTCATTCATGTGGACGCGCACGCGGACGTCAACGACACCATGTTCGGCGAGAAAATCGCGCACGGCACGCCGTTTCGCCGCGCGGTGGAAGAGGGACTGCTCGATTGCGAGCGCGTCGTTCAGATCGGCTTGCGCGGCACGGGCTACGAAGCGGGCGACTTCGACTGGTGCCGCGAGCAGGGCTTTCGCGTCGTGCAGACGGAGGAGTGCTGGCACCGCTCGCTCGCGCCCTTGATGGACGAGGTGCGCGCGCAGATGGGCGACGGACCGGTGTACATCACGTTCGATATCGACGGCATCGACCCCGCGTTCGCGCCGGGCACCGGGACGCCGGAAATAGCCGGGCTGACTGTGCCGCAAGCGCTGGAGATCGTCCGCGGCGCGTGGGGGCTGAACATCGTCGGGGCGGACTTGGTGGAAGTGGCGCCGCCTTATGATCCGTTCGGCACGACTGCGCTGCTCGGGGCGAATCTGGCGTTCGAACTGCTTTGCGTGCTGCCGGGCGTAGAGAGACGCAACTGA
- a CDS encoding LysR family transcriptional regulator: MFTHLSDLDLRLIRVFLAIVDAGGVSSAQATLNVGQSTISTQLATLESRLGYRLCERGRGGFALTSRGEQFVDACRTLLAAVDTFDSTARNVGKKLVGTLTLGMIGNTPVSANARISEAIARFRQRDESVRFSVLVRSPGELEEMLLAGRIQMAIGYFWHRVPSLDYTEIFAEDQLAYCGQAHPLFKRAGRVTLAQTAGHDWAWRSYPLPEAAALMPGSITAVADNMEAVAMLVLSGRHLGYLPEHFAAPYVDDGSLAALNPKAMRYRVAFQMVTRADRARGARGTKSDIVDALIEDMTTAHRVSPITAS; encoded by the coding sequence ATGTTCACTCACCTTTCCGACCTCGATTTGCGGCTCATCCGCGTCTTCCTCGCCATCGTGGATGCGGGCGGCGTCTCGTCCGCGCAGGCGACGCTGAACGTCGGCCAGTCGACCATCAGCACGCAGCTGGCGACGCTCGAAAGCCGCCTCGGTTATCGGCTGTGCGAACGCGGGCGCGGCGGCTTCGCGTTGACATCGCGCGGCGAGCAATTCGTCGATGCGTGCCGCACGCTGCTCGCCGCCGTCGATACCTTCGATTCGACCGCGCGCAATGTCGGCAAGAAGCTCGTCGGCACGCTGACGCTCGGGATGATCGGCAATACACCGGTGAGCGCGAACGCGCGCATCAGCGAGGCCATCGCGCGATTCAGGCAGCGCGACGAATCGGTGCGCTTCTCCGTGCTCGTGCGATCGCCGGGCGAACTCGAAGAAATGCTGCTCGCCGGGCGCATCCAGATGGCGATCGGCTATTTCTGGCATCGGGTGCCGTCGCTCGACTACACGGAGATCTTCGCGGAGGACCAGCTCGCCTATTGCGGGCAAGCGCATCCTCTCTTCAAGCGCGCGGGCCGCGTCACGCTTGCGCAGACCGCCGGTCACGACTGGGCGTGGCGCAGTTACCCGCTGCCGGAGGCCGCAGCGCTGATGCCGGGCTCGATCACCGCCGTCGCCGACAACATGGAAGCGGTCGCCATGCTCGTGCTGTCAGGGCGGCACCTCGGCTATCTGCCGGAGCATTTCGCTGCACCGTATGTAGACGACGGCTCCCTTGCGGCGCTGAATCCGAAGGCGATGCGCTACCGGGTCGCGTTCCAGATGGTCACGCGCGCGGACAGGGCGCGCGGCGCGCGCGGAACGAAGAGCGATATCGTCGATGCGTTGATCGAGGATATGACGACAGCGCATCGCGTGTCGCCAATAACAGCTTCTTAG
- the lolA gene encoding outer membrane lipoprotein chaperone LolA — protein sequence MKQYTGKKAFGAALLSASMSFASHAFASGTEQLKLFVSQVHAARGDFTQQEVKAPGKVNNGASTVTTPTKGTMSSGTFMFARPGKFIWSYEKPYSQLLQADGDKLYVYDKDLNQVTVRSLGGALGASPAAILFGSNDLEKNFTLRDAGVKGGIDWLELTPKAKDTQFQTVGIGFKDGNLEAMELHDVFGNVTLLTFSNIQKNPPVKADTFKFNVPKGADVING from the coding sequence ATGAAGCAGTACACGGGGAAGAAGGCATTCGGCGCGGCGCTGCTGTCGGCGTCGATGTCGTTTGCATCGCACGCATTCGCGAGCGGGACCGAGCAGTTGAAGTTGTTCGTGTCGCAGGTTCACGCGGCGCGCGGCGATTTCACGCAGCAGGAAGTCAAGGCGCCCGGCAAGGTCAATAACGGCGCGAGCACGGTCACGACGCCGACCAAGGGCACGATGTCGAGCGGCACGTTCATGTTCGCGCGGCCGGGCAAGTTCATCTGGTCCTATGAGAAGCCGTACTCGCAGCTCTTGCAGGCAGACGGCGACAAGCTCTACGTCTACGACAAGGACTTGAACCAGGTCACGGTGCGCAGTCTCGGCGGCGCGCTCGGCGCGAGCCCGGCGGCCATTCTCTTCGGCAGCAACGATCTGGAAAAGAACTTCACGTTGCGCGATGCGGGCGTAAAAGGCGGCATCGACTGGCTGGAATTGACACCGAAGGCGAAGGACACGCAGTTCCAGACGGTTGGCATCGGCTTCAAGGACGGCAATCTGGAAGCGATGGAACTGCACGACGTATTCGGCAACGTGACGTTGCTCACGTTCTCGAACATCCAGAAGAATCCGCCTGTCAAGGCCGATACCTTCAAGTTCAACGTGCCCAAAGGCGCGGACGTCATTAACGGATGA